The Chromatiaceae bacterium genome has a window encoding:
- a CDS encoding DegQ family serine endoprotease, whose translation MKKYPLPLAGLLTSLMLVLAPLGLSAGALPEFTTLVDKAGPAVVNISTRQSQSAASPVMPPGHGLPDLPEDSPLRDFFRRFFGEQGEDMMPDEDIQSRSLGSGFFISNDGYVMTNAHVVDGADEIIVRTNDRREFVATVIGADKRSDIALIKVDANALPTVKIGSAKDLKVGEWVLAIGSPFGFDHSATAGIVSAKGRSLPTENYVPFIQTDVAINPGNSGGPLFNLEGEVIGVNSQIYSRTGGFMGLSFAIPIDVAMDVADQLKRSGRVTRGWLGVLIQDVTRDLAETFKMPQPVGALVAQIVPDGPAAASGLLPGDVILDFNGTPILESSALPPLVGIHPVGKPAKVTVLRRGQTRVIELMIGELPEDSQEGRKGDTQEQPNKANRIGLVVEDLSDEDREQLGAGKAGVFVAKVDKGPAERAGIRVGDILLMIDNKDVENAASLREILDAIEPGRSVAALIQRNEGRIFVAVRIPKD comes from the coding sequence ATGAAGAAATATCCTCTCCCGCTGGCTGGGCTGCTGACGAGCCTCATGCTGGTCCTGGCCCCCTTAGGTCTCTCCGCGGGGGCCTTGCCGGAATTTACGACCCTGGTGGACAAGGCCGGCCCGGCGGTGGTCAACATCAGCACCCGCCAATCCCAGAGCGCTGCGTCACCCGTCATGCCGCCCGGCCATGGCCTGCCGGACCTGCCCGAGGATAGCCCGCTGCGTGACTTCTTCCGCCGGTTTTTCGGCGAGCAGGGCGAGGACATGATGCCGGACGAGGACATTCAGTCGCGCTCCCTGGGCTCCGGCTTCTTCATCTCCAACGATGGCTATGTCATGACCAACGCCCATGTGGTCGATGGCGCCGACGAGATCATCGTGCGCACCAACGACCGGCGCGAGTTTGTCGCCACCGTAATCGGCGCCGACAAGCGCAGCGACATCGCCCTCATCAAGGTGGACGCCAACGCCCTGCCCACGGTCAAGATTGGCTCCGCCAAGGACCTGAAGGTCGGCGAATGGGTGCTCGCCATCGGCTCGCCCTTCGGTTTCGATCACTCGGCTACCGCTGGCATCGTCAGCGCCAAGGGCCGCAGTCTGCCGACCGAGAACTATGTCCCCTTCATTCAGACCGATGTCGCCATCAACCCTGGCAACTCGGGTGGCCCCCTCTTCAATCTGGAAGGCGAGGTCATTGGCGTCAACTCCCAGATCTACAGCCGTACCGGCGGCTTCATGGGGCTCTCCTTCGCCATCCCCATCGATGTAGCCATGGATGTCGCGGATCAACTCAAGCGCAGTGGCCGGGTTACCCGTGGCTGGCTGGGCGTCCTCATTCAGGATGTGACCCGCGACTTGGCCGAGACCTTCAAGATGCCTCAGCCCGTGGGTGCCCTCGTCGCCCAGATCGTGCCGGATGGCCCGGCGGCCGCTTCCGGGCTGCTGCCCGGTGACGTCATTCTGGACTTCAACGGCACCCCCATCCTGGAGTCCAGCGCCCTGCCGCCCCTGGTGGGCATCCACCCCGTGGGCAAGCCGGCCAAGGTGACCGTGTTGCGGCGCGGCCAGACCCGCGTCATCGAACTCATGATTGGCGAACTCCCCGAGGACAGCCAGGAGGGCCGCAAGGGTGATACGCAGGAGCAGCCGAACAAGGCGAATCGCATCGGTCTCGTCGTCGAGGATTTGAGTGACGAGGACCGCGAGCAGTTAGGCGCCGGCAAGGCGGGCGTCTTTGTCGCCAAGGTTGATAAGGGTCCCGCCGAGCGCGCCGGCATCCGGGTCGGTGACATCCTGCTGATGATTGATAACAAGGATGTGGAGAACGCCGCTAGCCTGCGCGAGATCCTTGACGCCATCGAGCCTGGACGTTCCGTCGCGGCGCTTATTCAGCGTAACGAAGGCCGCATCTTCGTCGCTGTCCGCATCCCCAAGGACTGA
- a CDS encoding SoxR reducing system RseC family protein — translation MIEEQGRVVRVNGALAEVDCIRRSACGGCAVKGACGTSLLERYLGRKPLALQAANAIGARPGDQVVVGVPDETLPQAAFVAYLMPLLVMLLGALGGEWLADLTRASWSQGLVLLGGIIGLGLGFRWSAGFSARRAEDPRFQAVILRRAGLEVAAPDLERALDPRAPLDLQAR, via the coding sequence ATGATCGAGGAACAGGGCCGGGTCGTCAGGGTTAACGGGGCATTGGCCGAGGTTGACTGCATCCGGCGCAGCGCCTGTGGCGGTTGCGCCGTCAAAGGCGCCTGCGGCACCTCCCTCCTGGAACGCTATCTGGGCCGCAAACCCCTGGCCTTACAGGCGGCCAACGCCATTGGCGCCCGGCCCGGCGACCAGGTGGTGGTGGGTGTCCCCGACGAGACCCTACCCCAGGCGGCCTTCGTCGCCTATCTGATGCCCTTGCTGGTGATGCTTCTCGGCGCCCTGGGGGGGGAGTGGCTTGCCGATCTGACCCGGGCATCCTGGTCCCAGGGCCTGGTTCTGCTGGGCGGCATCATCGGCCTGGGGCTCGGCTTCCGGTGGTCCGCCGGCTTCAGTGCCCGCCGCGCCGAGGATCCCCGCTTCCAAGCCGTGATCCTCCGACGGGCGGGCCTGGAGGTGGCGGCACCCGACCTGGAGCGGGCCCTGGACCCACGGGCTCCGTTGGACTTGCAGGCCAGGTGA
- a CDS encoding MucB/RseB C-terminal domain-containing protein: MKRGAEAAAARPLHQVPRARRLWLLLASLAVTQVAASPELEVEPFERMRQALSTLNYSGVLVYSHDNRMETLRIVQRVTNGRVQAELESLNGPPRGMKQEDGQVTCRLSGEHLIAVAQRALGQDGKPLKAKDLAPYYLVQSQGVARVADRQTQVLGIIPTDALRYGYRFFLDTHTGLPLKLDLIGGDARTLEQLMFTSLTLDPETPAPPAEKASQETGDPAASTPLADLAWTFEGLPPGFTLVRAERTLEASGRTLEHLVLSDGLAAISIYAEAGAEEGLRGGSRIGAIHAHGGKVAGHQITVVGEAPAATVAAVFSAIKPQAGDTP; encoded by the coding sequence ATGAAGCGGGGCGCTGAGGCGGCGGCCGCGCGGCCCCTCCATCAGGTCCCACGGGCGCGGCGGCTGTGGCTCCTTCTGGCCAGCCTGGCGGTCACCCAGGTCGCGGCCAGTCCGGAGCTGGAGGTCGAGCCCTTCGAGCGCATGCGCCAAGCCCTGAGCACCCTTAATTATTCGGGGGTGCTGGTTTATTCCCACGACAATCGGATGGAGACCCTGCGCATCGTCCAGCGGGTAACCAATGGCCGCGTCCAGGCGGAACTGGAGTCCCTCAATGGCCCGCCCCGGGGCATGAAACAGGAAGATGGCCAGGTCACCTGCCGCCTCTCCGGCGAACACCTGATCGCGGTGGCTCAGCGCGCCCTGGGCCAGGATGGCAAGCCCCTGAAGGCCAAGGACCTGGCCCCCTACTATCTGGTGCAATCCCAGGGCGTGGCGCGGGTGGCCGATCGGCAGACCCAGGTGCTGGGCATCATCCCCACGGATGCCCTGCGCTATGGTTATCGCTTCTTTCTGGATACCCACACCGGCCTGCCCTTGAAGCTGGATCTCATCGGTGGCGATGCCCGCACCCTTGAGCAACTCATGTTTACCTCCCTGACCCTGGACCCGGAAACGCCGGCACCCCCGGCGGAGAAGGCATCCCAGGAGACGGGCGATCCCGCGGCCTCCACACCGCTGGCTGACCTGGCCTGGACTTTCGAAGGCCTGCCCCCAGGTTTTACACTGGTCAGGGCCGAGCGGACCCTGGAGGCCTCTGGGCGGACCCTGGAGCACCTCGTCCTCTCGGATGGGCTGGCCGCCATCTCCATCTATGCGGAGGCGGGTGCCGAGGAGGGGTTGCGGGGCGGTTCGCGCATCGGCGCCATTCACGCCCACGGCGGTAAAGTGGCGGGACATCAGATTACGGTTGTCGGCGAGGCGCCGGCGGCGACGGTGGCGGCGGTCTTCTCCGCCATCAAACCCCAGGCAGGAGATACGCCATGA
- a CDS encoding sigma-E factor negative regulatory protein, with protein MSEQQREHVSALADGELQNLLVGPTIAALEANADLKAAWERYSLIGSALRGEALHPEYRQIAARVSEVLAAGPTPIAAARSARGRERPPAAEVLRSRRGHYAGVALAASAAFLAVYALPPLFTASDLAPTSPALALTTPPVPSPVAISPPPSSRMVSLSPLRTTEGRPRWELADPGLESKLDRFLVNHQASSPANGIKGIFPYATVVGYEAGR; from the coding sequence ATGAGCGAACAGCAGAGAGAACACGTCTCCGCCCTGGCGGATGGTGAACTCCAGAACCTTCTCGTCGGTCCCACCATCGCTGCCCTGGAAGCCAACGCGGACCTGAAGGCGGCCTGGGAGCGATACAGCCTCATCGGCTCGGCCCTGCGTGGCGAGGCCTTGCACCCTGAATATCGCCAGATCGCCGCCCGGGTGAGTGAAGTACTCGCCGCCGGGCCAACCCCCATAGCGGCGGCCCGCTCCGCCCGGGGGCGAGAACGCCCGCCAGCGGCCGAAGTCCTCCGCTCCCGGCGCGGCCACTATGCGGGTGTGGCCCTGGCCGCCAGCGCCGCCTTCCTCGCGGTTTATGCCCTGCCGCCCTTATTTACCGCGAGCGATCTGGCCCCGACCAGTCCCGCCCTGGCCCTGACGACACCCCCGGTCCCGTCACCGGTCGCCATCTCACCCCCGCCGTCATCACGGATGGTGAGTCTGTCGCCTTTACGGACCACCGAGGGCAGGCCGCGCTGGGAGCTGGCCGATCCGGGACTCGAATCCAAGCTCGATCGATTCCTGGTCAATCATCAGGCGAGTTCCCCGGCCAATGGCATCAAGGGCATCTTCCCCTACGCGACGGTCGTGGGTTATGAAGCGGGGCGCTGA
- the rpoE gene encoding RNA polymerase sigma factor RpoE, whose protein sequence is MSERLGDQELVVRAQAGDRRAFDLLVLKYQQKVAGLIGRYLRDPNEVQDVAQEAFIKAYRALAGFRGESAFYTWLYRIAINAAKNHLASRGRRPPRDDMEMEVAEQLESGGRLREMGTPENHLLSEEIAQTVQRALDDLPEELRTAIVLRELEGLSYEEIAEAMDCPIGTVRSRIFRARDAIDKRLSPLLTS, encoded by the coding sequence ATGTCTGAACGGCTTGGTGACCAGGAACTGGTAGTGCGGGCCCAGGCCGGGGACCGGCGTGCCTTTGACCTGCTGGTGCTCAAGTACCAGCAAAAGGTCGCTGGCCTCATTGGCCGTTACCTGCGCGATCCCAACGAGGTCCAGGACGTGGCCCAGGAGGCATTCATCAAGGCTTACCGAGCCTTGGCCGGATTTCGTGGCGAGAGCGCCTTCTACACCTGGCTCTATCGCATCGCGATCAATGCCGCCAAGAACCACTTGGCTTCGCGGGGACGCCGGCCGCCCAGGGACGATATGGAGATGGAGGTGGCCGAGCAACTGGAGTCGGGTGGGCGCCTCAGAGAGATGGGCACCCCGGAGAATCATCTCCTTAGCGAGGAGATCGCGCAAACGGTGCAGCGGGCCCTGGATGATCTCCCCGAGGAACTGCGTACCGCCATCGTCCTGCGGGAACTCGAGGGACTGAGTTACGAGGAGATCGCCGAGGCCATGGACTGCCCCATTGGAACGGTGCGCTCGCGCATTTTTCGTGCCCGAGATGCCATTGACAAGCGGCTAAGTCCCTTGCTCACTTCATAA
- the nadB gene encoding L-aspartate oxidase, with product MSQAHRFDVLILGSGAAGLSLALRLPTSLSIALVSKRDLSEGSTLYAQGGISAVLDANDSLASHIEDTLDAGADLCDPERVKLVVDHGPASIRWLYDQGVEFTRDDKAVDAGGYHLTREGGHTHRRVVHAADATGREVETTLESQVRARANIRILERHIAVDLISGRKLDSRVDRCLGAYVLDDASGEVKTLLARFVVVATGGASKVYLYTSNPDVSTGDGIAMAWRAGCRVGNMEFMQFHPTCLYHPQARTFLISEALRGEGGRLLLPNGNRFMHRFDERAELAPRDIVARAIDHEMKRLGAECLYLDISHRPADFIIEHFPTIHARCLELGIDITRQPIPVVPAAHYTCGGVVTDEMARADLPGLYAIGEVAYTGLHGANRMASNSLLECLVFAAQAAADIQARMGDAPMPPEVPSWDASRVHEPDEAVVVSHNWEELRRFMWDYVGIVRTNKRLQRAQRRIDLLHHEIIEYYGNFPVSNDLLELRNLVEVAYLIIRSALRRRESRGLHFTLDFPFKDPAQRQPTLLIPDNYRPRAG from the coding sequence ATGAGCCAAGCCCACCGTTTTGATGTTCTGATCCTCGGCAGTGGCGCTGCTGGGCTTAGCCTAGCCCTGCGCTTGCCCACTTCTCTCTCCATCGCCCTGGTCTCCAAGCGTGATTTGAGCGAGGGCAGCACCCTCTATGCCCAGGGCGGCATATCCGCTGTCCTCGACGCCAACGACTCCCTGGCTTCGCATATCGAGGATACCCTGGATGCGGGCGCCGACCTCTGCGACCCGGAACGGGTCAAGCTGGTAGTGGATCACGGCCCGGCCAGCATTCGCTGGCTTTACGATCAGGGTGTCGAATTTACCCGTGACGACAAGGCCGTCGATGCCGGGGGCTACCACCTCACCCGCGAGGGCGGACATACCCATCGCCGCGTCGTCCACGCCGCCGACGCCACGGGCAGGGAGGTCGAGACTACCCTTGAGAGTCAAGTCCGCGCCCGCGCCAACATTCGGATCCTGGAGCGGCACATCGCCGTGGACCTCATCAGCGGGCGCAAACTGGATAGCCGGGTGGACCGCTGTCTCGGCGCCTATGTCCTCGATGATGCCAGCGGCGAGGTCAAGACCTTGCTGGCCCGTTTCGTGGTGGTTGCTACGGGCGGCGCCAGCAAGGTCTATCTCTACACCAGCAACCCGGATGTCTCCACGGGCGATGGCATTGCCATGGCCTGGCGCGCCGGCTGCCGGGTGGGCAACATGGAATTCATGCAGTTCCACCCGACCTGCCTCTATCACCCCCAGGCCCGGACTTTCCTGATCAGCGAGGCCCTGCGTGGGGAAGGCGGGCGCCTCTTGCTGCCTAACGGCAACCGCTTCATGCACCGCTTTGACGAGCGCGCCGAACTGGCCCCGCGCGACATCGTCGCCCGCGCCATCGACCACGAGATGAAGCGCCTGGGCGCCGAATGCCTCTATCTGGACATCTCCCATCGGCCCGCGGACTTCATCATCGAGCATTTCCCCACCATCCATGCCCGTTGCCTGGAACTGGGGATCGACATCACCCGCCAGCCCATCCCCGTGGTGCCCGCCGCCCACTACACCTGTGGTGGCGTGGTCACCGACGAGATGGCCCGCGCCGACCTGCCAGGCCTTTACGCCATCGGCGAGGTGGCCTATACCGGCCTCCATGGCGCCAACCGCATGGCCAGTAATTCCCTGCTGGAATGCCTGGTCTTCGCCGCCCAGGCGGCGGCGGATATTCAGGCGCGCATGGGCGACGCGCCCATGCCCCCGGAGGTGCCCTCCTGGGATGCCAGTCGCGTCCATGAGCCCGACGAGGCGGTGGTGGTCTCCCATAACTGGGAGGAGTTGCGCCGCTTCATGTGGGACTATGTCGGCATCGTGCGCACCAATAAGCGTCTCCAGCGTGCCCAGCGCCGCATTGATCTGCTGCACCACGAGATCATTGAGTACTATGGCAATTTTCCAGTCAGCAATGATCTGCTCGAATTGCGCAATCTGGTGGAAGTCGCCTACCTCATCATCCGCTCGGCCCTGCGCCGTCGCGAGAGCCGCGGCCTGCATTTCACCCTGGACTTTCCGTTCAAGGACCCCGCCCAACGCCAGCCGACGCTCCTGATCCCGGACAATTATCGGCCGCGGGCGGGCTAG